In Leishmania braziliensis MHOM/BR/75/M2904 complete genome, chromosome 27, the DNA window CTCTCTCTAAAGCCGGAGACAGTGTGATCTCTCATCCTCACAGCTACCCATGCCACTCACACCGAGCACCTCCGCCATTGCCGACCTTATTTGTCCTggtcacccctccccctccctccctccctctctctcggcagTTGCCCCTCGTAGCTGCGCTGTCGATCATGTCTACCAgacaaggaaaaggaggcacGCAGAATGGGCTGGGAATACACCGCACGTGCGCCAGCAAAGTTACGCTCGTATCGatgaaaaaggggggggcaAAATGAGGAAGAGCCACGCCACTTCCGGCAACAACTACGCCACGACTCAAACCGAtaagaaggggggaggggcgacGACATTGACAGGAAgcccaacagcagcagtagcggaggggggaagggagggagggagggagagagggacaggACTACGTCTGTTCGAGGCAGCGACAGGCCATCACAGCAACATgaacagaaagaggaagggagcgAGCGTGACGAGCGAGGAGAACAAAAATTCAGCGGAAaaacgcacacgtgcacacagagaggcgaCAGAGAAAAGGTTGCGGGAGGGAGGCGTCAATGCGCAAAGACTGAGTGAGAGACAGTGCCTGTGTTCAGTCGAAAGAGAGACTCAGGGACACAGCGAAGactcccccaccctcttccctccaCGTGTGTGCATACGAGTCTTCAGCAGTCGACCCTTTTGACGAGTCGCCTCCCCTTATCCCGCCTTGGACATCTAAAGCTTCCTTAGTACATTCACCGCACGCGAGAAGCTCTCGCTCGCCAGCTCCCTACGCGCCCCCGGCACCTGCTCATCCACGCCTATTTGTGTGCCGTACTCGCGTAGCTGCTTCCAGAAGCCAATGTTCGGCGACGCACACGGGCGGTGTTGCTGCACAAGATGAATGGCAGCAGACGAGCTGAGACGCAGCTTCCGCATCAGATAAGCTGATACCACCGTCGGCGCGCGAGAGATGCCGGCACCGCAATGCACAAGCACCCCACCGTGATTCTTCACCAGCGCGTTCTCAATAAACTCAAAGGTGCGTGCAAAGTGTGACGACATGTCATAGTCCGGGCGGTCGTCGGCTGAGAGCGTCATGTACACAAAGTCCTTTGGGAATCGTGGCTGCGTGTcaatgcagcagcacacatgAGTGATGCCGTGGCGCTGCATCAGATTGAGATCCGTCGCTGGGTGGTAGGAGCTGCACCACAGGCCAGGGACAATCTCGTGCATCTGGTGGAGGGTATGGATGCCAAAGTTGCTTGAACTACAGATGGCACCGCACTCCACAGCTGAGCTACCCggcgcgccactgctgctcgAGCTTCCCGGGGTCTTTCTCTCGCCCGTCAACAGCACcttctgctgcagctccttcgtGATGACAGGATCTGCAAGCTCGTCACAGAGCTCTTCGAGCAGCTCACACACGATCTTGCGCGCTGCATGAAGTCCTTCCTGATCGATGGGCAGATTCGTCGCCATCATGCGGAACTTCTCCAGTGGCTCCCGCAGCACGGGCGGCATCTGAATTCGGTTGTTCACGGAGGTGCTGGTCCCGGTTTGCATGCCCTTCCGATCCAAAGGCgcgctgctactgctgacCGGCGTGGAGAACGTGGTGGGTGGGCTGCGATCGGCGGTGTTGGGGCACTCCGTGGCCTTCTTGAGGGTGGCAAACTGCGGGTAGGTGGAGACGAAGCGCAGTATACGGAAGAAAAGGTCTAGGTCGGCATCGGGAAGGTGGTGGATGGCGCTCTCCCGCCACCTCGGTGGTTGGATCACCTTGGGCGGCATCGACGTGGTtttctgttgctgctgatgaGGCTGGCCAGGAGGAGCCTCGTGGGAAGCAGAGGGGCAGGGAGGACACACGGCTGTAGCTGGCAACGGTAGGCCACGTGATCTTTTTGTGGGAGTCTCCGCGCACGAGTGGCGGTGCTctttttgggggaggggaggggggagcctCTTCGCCCTTCGATGCGGACGCTGCCAAATGTAGCGGTAGTGGTGAGGGTGTTGTTcttggtggaggtggaggggtcACTTCGAGGACAACGGTCTTTGGGAAGCTGTGCGAGGTGGCGTGCGGTCTTGGGTAGGAAAGGAAAGACTGTGCGTGAGGAGAGAAACGGAAAAAGTCGACGAGAAGTGTAGAGGTGCGTTGGTGTTCGCTGATATTTCGCTTTCGACTTTACCTCTTCTGTGGAGCTTCACGGCGGTGGAAGTTTGTGcagcttctttttttcttttccgttGCGCTCTTCGGGGTGGGtgagggtgtgtgggtgtgggtgtgggtagGGGGGCGGTAGGGGGGAGGCCAGCCTGGGGATGGGGTGTggcggagggggtggaaaaagaaagagggaagtaAAAAAGGGAGATGGAAAAAATCGCTCCGCAACAGAGCCGTCAGCATCGAAGACgcagcaggggagggaggagaaaaagaaggtcACCGACGGACACACAGGCCTGAATAACGaccaaaagagagagcaactGAGCGAGAAAGACAAGGACGGGGGGTACACGGTGGCCCCGTTGTTTGTCGCCTTtcgtcccccctcttctctctcccttccctccgcctcgctttctctttcctcgaTCCATGACAGCCCCCGCCCTCGCTGTCGTTAGAGGGTTGCCCTCTATGTTTCGTAAGGACATCGCTTATGCCTCGCGGCTGCTTTCTTCCGTATTCCTCCTCACAACGCCCAATCGACCTCATCCACCAACCAACCAACCAACCAACCCCCCCTGtcgtctcccctcccccaaaaaaaCCACCACGCACCACCTGGAGTGGCTGGCCGTGCGCGATAAGCAAGGCTGGAGACGGTGGGAGGCAAGGGCGAGCGGAGCTGACACGGCGGAGAGGGCAAAGCAGAGCTCAAAACgagaggcgagaggggaagagacaTAAAGGAGGTGAAAGAGggcagaagaaaggaggaggcacagcgagaggagagagggtcTATGccttcgtgtgtgtggatgtgtgggggggagggggggggtgagtgggCGATGAAAGAAAAGAACAAGGTGAGTGGCGACACAACCGACTCGGACTCAGCACAACCAGCAACGCTTCTGCTCAGCACCACACAAACttcctacacacacacatacgcatgTACAGACACATACAAGCGCCCCTGTCTTACTGTGGTGAAGCAGCATCACGCGACCAGTAAGCCTGCGACTGCACCTGCCCCTCTGTCAtgcccagctgctgctggcgaggTTGCTCGGGCAAGCGGTAGTTCAGAAAGACAACACGCATCTCCTCTGGGGTCATTTCGTTGAACCAGCCGCGCGTGTTCAGGTAGCGGCGCGCCATTTCGCGATCACGGCTGTCCTGCGCAAAGAGGCTCTTGGGATGAGACGACTTCCAGAGGGCATTCAGCAAGTTTGCATCCTTTAAGCCCTCCTCGAGTTGTGCGTTAGTTAGCGGAGCCATGTTCGGTCGATGCAGACGCTCAATCAGCGGGGCTGACTCGAGCTCCTTCGCCTTCAGCGTCTCGTACTGCGCCATGTGCACCTTGCGGTAcctctcactctcctccAGATACTGCTTCTCCGTCATGCCCTTC includes these proteins:
- a CDS encoding putative dual specificity protein phosphatase yields the protein MPPKVIQPPRWRESAIHHLPDADLDLFFRILRFVSTYPQFATLKKATECPNTADRSPPTTFSTPVSSSSAPLDRKGMQTGTSTSVNNRIQMPPVLREPLEKFRMMATNLPIDQEGLHAARKIVCELLEELCDELADPVITKELQQKVLLTGERKTPGSSSSSGAPGSSAVECGAICSSSNFGIHTLHQMHEIVPGLWCSSYHPATDLNLMQRHGITHVCCCIDTQPRFPKDFVYMTLSADDRPDYDMSSHFARTFEFIENALVKNHGGVLVHCGAGISRAPTVVSAYLMRKLRLSSSAAIHLVQQHRPCASPNIGFWKQLREYGTQIGVDEQVPGARRELASESFSRAVNVLRKL